One region of Ahniella affigens genomic DNA includes:
- a CDS encoding tetratricopeptide repeat protein, translating to MQTSTSSINWYHLGARLLWCLAALSIGHPATAADRGSDITTLQLKLAEQGTDAMLAEYRGQHGHQESASQCADDATRSWARELIASGQTDVAVRLLETRAAMHPDLPDAWRQLGRAARASPNPTLAISAYQELLRRSPHDKEARYALYHLNGRWPGPFSTIVMFHVVAGTLGILAGFVAMAMRKGPGAHGRFGTIFVFAMATMSLSASVRAAQDLPDQWMNFWMGLVAMYWVLSSWHAIRQRPGPINVRPILALAGLGIVACMGLLDVVRRGGVFAIPALIFSLFVLLALIGDYRLIRSTQLPTHVRLRRHLWRMGAAMFIATASLFLGQMQVFSPAIQASGLLFAPVLLVLLMFVYWFVRYRPTRRPLSSSKLQDQS from the coding sequence ATGCAAACCAGCACCTCAAGTATCAACTGGTATCACCTCGGTGCGCGGCTACTCTGGTGCCTCGCGGCGCTTAGCATTGGCCATCCAGCTACCGCGGCCGATCGCGGCAGTGACATTACGACGTTGCAGCTCAAGTTGGCAGAGCAGGGCACCGACGCCATGCTGGCCGAGTACCGCGGACAACATGGGCACCAAGAGTCGGCAAGCCAATGCGCTGATGACGCGACACGAAGCTGGGCGCGTGAGCTGATCGCATCCGGTCAGACCGACGTCGCCGTTCGGCTCCTGGAGACCCGCGCGGCAATGCATCCAGACCTGCCGGACGCCTGGCGGCAACTCGGTCGTGCAGCCCGCGCATCGCCGAACCCGACGCTGGCAATTTCGGCCTACCAGGAACTGCTCCGACGGTCGCCTCATGACAAAGAGGCACGTTACGCGCTGTACCACCTCAATGGGCGATGGCCGGGACCATTCAGCACCATCGTCATGTTTCATGTCGTCGCCGGCACGTTGGGCATTCTGGCGGGCTTTGTCGCAATGGCCATGCGGAAAGGACCTGGCGCGCACGGTCGGTTCGGCACGATTTTTGTGTTCGCGATGGCGACCATGAGCCTCAGCGCCAGCGTTCGCGCGGCGCAAGACCTGCCTGATCAATGGATGAATTTCTGGATGGGCCTCGTCGCGATGTATTGGGTTTTGAGCAGCTGGCACGCGATCCGGCAGCGACCGGGCCCGATCAATGTCCGGCCGATACTGGCTTTGGCCGGGCTCGGAATCGTCGCGTGCATGGGCTTACTCGATGTAGTTCGCCGCGGCGGCGTTTTTGCCATACCGGCACTGATCTTCAGCCTCTTCGTGCTGCTCGCCTTGATTGGCGATTACCGGCTGATCCGGTCAACGCAATTGCCAACGCACGTCCGGCTTCGCCGGCACCTCTGGCGCATGGGCGCCGCGATGTTCATTGCCACCGCATCGCTGTTTCTCGGGCAGATGCAGGTGTTCTCGCCAGCAATACAGGCATCGGGGCTTTTGTTCGCGCCAGTGCTGCTGGTTCTGTTGATGTTCGTCTACTGGTTCGTTCGCTATCGACCCACGCGCCGTCCACTTTCGTCTTCCAAACTCCAGGATCAATCATGA
- a CDS encoding carboxypeptidase-like regulatory domain-containing protein, translating to MTTRVLSTIVFALAFLVLAVFQPAHAQLQSGNLFVYVTDESAQALPGVTVTVTGEGAPQVQVTNAAGQARFLGLAPGTYSLKAELEGYSTLNYPSIDIEVGRNTSIEVTMSPAIEDVITIEDPSEATPDPTR from the coding sequence ATGACTACCCGTGTTCTTTCGACCATCGTCTTCGCACTAGCGTTCCTGGTGCTAGCCGTCTTCCAACCCGCGCATGCGCAGCTGCAAAGTGGCAACCTGTTTGTGTATGTCACGGACGAATCCGCGCAAGCGCTGCCTGGCGTGACCGTGACCGTCACAGGCGAGGGCGCGCCGCAAGTTCAGGTCACGAACGCAGCGGGGCAAGCACGCTTTCTGGGTCTGGCTCCTGGCACCTATAGCCTGAAAGCGGAGTTGGAGGGTTACTCCACGCTGAACTACCCGAGCATCGACATCGAAGTTGGCCGCAACACTTCAATCGAAGTCACGATGTCGCCCGCCATCGAAGATGTCATCACGATCGAGGATCCGTCTGAAGCCACGCCCGATCCGACCCGGTAG
- a CDS encoding TonB-dependent receptor family protein gives MSDHFQSVRPMSRLAVAIAAACAAFAASAADAPDTAQLDAIEVRADRLDAAALERAKTPGAVTIVDGESFHERQVNNTSDALRYVPGLWTDSAYGGDAVFLSSRGSNLDATDYDTNGIKLLQDGLPVTTADGNNHNRFLDPLAARQAVIARGANALTYGASNLGGAIDFLTPTARNSSTRQVFVNAGSFGHINGRATLGGVADDFDGLVTLDAKARDGYRDHSRQTRESLFANAGWQLGDDVEVRVFATHVNSDEELAGALTRAQAEADPNQANPSALTGNFQLNVTTNRFASKAMWDIDASSRLEVGLSYEDQSLYHPIVDKILVDFDGSGPNPPVEVFSLLKNTDQKNLGGMLRYNVRAGDHDLLAGLNLGDTREDGGNYRNDGGRRNGLTGIIDNDSDSAELFLLDRWTVAPDWTLVYGAQGVLAGRDVSTTDVASGNERNPAEDYSAINPRIGVLHGLGAGSELFASVSRLFEAPTTFEIEDDVRGNGDALDPMRGVVYEVGVRGASSAAIDTARWHWDVSVYYAQIDDEILSVDDPAAPGTSLSTNVDRTIHAGVEALVGGSIPIGTTGVHRIDPLVSATFNQFSFDNDALYADNDLPAAPDYVIRSELMYRHAGGFYIGPTLDLVGERYADFANSYRVDSYTLLGLRAGFSAERWDVYGELRNLLDEDYIATMSVRNRAFESDAILQPGAPRAVFVGLRYQF, from the coding sequence TGCGTGCCGATCGTCTCGACGCGGCGGCACTGGAACGTGCGAAAACGCCTGGTGCGGTGACCATCGTCGATGGCGAGAGCTTTCACGAACGTCAAGTCAACAACACCAGCGACGCGCTGCGCTATGTGCCTGGTCTGTGGACGGACAGCGCCTACGGCGGCGACGCTGTGTTTCTGTCCAGTCGCGGCTCCAACCTCGACGCCACCGACTACGACACGAATGGTATCAAGTTGCTTCAGGACGGCTTGCCGGTAACGACGGCTGACGGCAACAACCACAATCGCTTTCTCGATCCCCTCGCCGCCCGTCAGGCGGTGATCGCACGCGGCGCGAATGCGCTGACTTATGGCGCGAGCAATCTGGGTGGTGCGATCGATTTTCTGACGCCCACGGCTCGCAATAGTTCGACGCGCCAAGTCTTTGTCAATGCGGGCAGCTTCGGTCACATCAACGGCCGCGCAACGCTCGGCGGTGTCGCCGATGATTTCGACGGCCTGGTGACACTTGACGCCAAGGCACGCGACGGCTATCGCGACCATAGTCGCCAGACGCGCGAGAGCCTGTTCGCGAATGCTGGTTGGCAGTTGGGTGACGATGTTGAAGTGCGTGTCTTCGCCACCCACGTGAACAGCGATGAGGAACTCGCCGGCGCGCTTACGCGCGCTCAGGCCGAGGCCGATCCGAACCAGGCGAATCCGTCGGCGCTCACGGGCAACTTTCAGCTCAACGTGACGACCAACCGCTTCGCGTCCAAAGCGATGTGGGACATCGATGCCAGCAGCCGATTGGAAGTCGGACTGTCCTACGAGGACCAGTCGCTGTACCACCCGATTGTCGACAAGATTCTGGTGGACTTCGATGGCAGTGGCCCGAATCCTCCGGTCGAGGTCTTCAGCCTGCTCAAGAACACGGATCAGAAGAATCTCGGCGGCATGTTGCGCTACAACGTCCGTGCGGGTGACCACGATCTGCTCGCCGGACTCAATCTTGGCGATACCCGTGAGGACGGCGGCAACTACCGCAACGATGGCGGTCGGCGCAATGGCCTGACCGGCATCATCGACAATGATTCGGACAGCGCCGAACTGTTCTTGCTCGATCGCTGGACGGTGGCACCAGACTGGACGCTCGTTTATGGCGCCCAGGGCGTCCTGGCGGGACGTGACGTGAGCACTACCGACGTTGCGAGTGGTAACGAGCGCAATCCGGCCGAAGACTACAGCGCGATCAACCCGCGCATTGGCGTTCTCCATGGCCTGGGGGCTGGCAGCGAACTGTTCGCAAGCGTCAGCCGACTATTCGAAGCGCCCACGACGTTCGAAATCGAAGATGACGTGCGTGGCAACGGCGATGCGTTGGACCCGATGCGCGGCGTGGTCTACGAGGTCGGTGTGCGCGGCGCCTCATCGGCTGCTATCGATACTGCCCGCTGGCATTGGGACGTGTCGGTGTATTACGCCCAGATCGACGACGAGATTCTATCGGTCGATGACCCGGCAGCGCCGGGCACGAGCCTCTCCACCAACGTTGACCGCACCATCCACGCGGGTGTCGAAGCCCTTGTCGGCGGTTCTATTCCGATTGGCACCACAGGCGTGCATCGCATCGATCCGCTCGTGAGCGCCACGTTCAATCAGTTCTCGTTCGACAACGACGCGCTTTACGCCGACAACGACTTGCCGGCGGCGCCGGACTACGTGATCCGCAGCGAGTTGATGTATCGACACGCGGGCGGCTTCTACATTGGCCCCACGCTCGATCTGGTGGGTGAGCGGTATGCCGACTTTGCGAACAGCTACCGGGTGGATTCCTACACGCTGCTAGGTCTGCGCGCCGGGTTCTCGGCTGAGCGCTGGGATGTCTACGGCGAACTGCGCAATCTGCTCGACGAGGATTACATCGCGACGATGAGTGTGCGCAACCGCGCGTTCGAGAGCGATGCGATTTTGCAGCCGGGTGCGCCGCGTGCGGTGTTTGTTGGCTTGCGCTACCAGTTCTGA
- a CDS encoding calcium-binding protein: MNRHTISTHARRAIINARTPQAVLAVLLTAVLSTTTSYAATISDTPSVLDYDAGFNEVNTIEIKPNIVSGNPVLDIRDFAGLSGCTPFPTGSVISIRCAAGDLVFFPMQLDNQNDTLVVNETVATLGGYQLSVQAGLGDDDLNGGIEEDQFFGGSGSDFLNGEGGIDALYGEAGDDDLLGGSGTDQLYGGSGNDTMYGEAGNDTLDGGSYNDFLDGGTGADILRGGSGSDRIHAVDGIRDTIDCGLGQDIVRADPFDSIDNNCESVTLISL; encoded by the coding sequence ATGAACCGTCACACAATCAGTACCCACGCTCGTCGCGCAATCATCAATGCCCGCACGCCACAAGCCGTACTGGCCGTTTTACTGACAGCAGTGCTGTCGACCACAACCAGCTACGCCGCAACGATTTCGGACACGCCATCGGTGCTCGACTACGACGCCGGATTCAACGAAGTCAACACCATCGAGATCAAGCCGAATATTGTTTCCGGAAACCCAGTGCTCGACATTCGCGACTTCGCCGGACTGAGTGGCTGCACGCCGTTCCCGACCGGGAGCGTCATTTCCATCCGCTGCGCGGCGGGCGACTTGGTGTTCTTCCCGATGCAACTCGACAACCAGAACGACACGTTGGTCGTCAACGAGACCGTCGCGACGCTCGGCGGCTATCAACTGTCGGTTCAGGCGGGTTTGGGCGATGACGACCTCAACGGCGGCATCGAAGAGGATCAGTTTTTTGGCGGCTCCGGCTCCGACTTCCTGAACGGCGAGGGCGGCATTGACGCGCTTTACGGCGAAGCGGGCGATGATGATCTGCTCGGCGGCAGTGGCACCGATCAACTCTATGGCGGCAGCGGCAATGACACGATGTACGGCGAGGCCGGCAACGATACGCTGGATGGCGGCAGCTACAACGACTTTCTCGATGGTGGCACTGGCGCCGACATCCTGCGCGGCGGCAGCGGCAGCGACCGCATCCACGCCGTAGACGGCATCCGTGACACCATCGATTGTGGCTTGGGTCAGGACATTGTTCGCGCCGACCCGTTTGACAGCATCGATAACAACTGCGAATCCGTCACGCTGATCTCGCTCTGA
- a CDS encoding AMP-binding protein translates to MTHDFQTLVATLAGTNTRARFSGGSWSGDAFRAEIQKLSEALIASGRRRIASRLDNGPHWLALDLALRSLGLVHVPLPTFFSAEQVAHALAASGADLLVVPVGTKLTEAMAELPVVAMTDPFLAVALPAHVVSIPADTAVITFTSGTTGTPKGVCLDATALMSVAQSLADAAAPLGPKRHLCLMPLSTLLENIGGVYAALLAGAEIVVPSLAELGYSGAAGLDVAKLLARLHADQPESMILVPQLLLALVMAAEQGAPLPHSFKFIAVGGARVGGNLIARAKAQGLPIYEGYGLSECASVVCLNQPGAERAGSVGRPLSHAQVTIIDGEVVVQGVGMLGYLGEPERQNGPITTGDLGYVDADGFVHITGRRKNLFITSFGRNVSPEWVESELHQHPAIAQAVVFGEARPFNVAVLWPRDPNCSDQDLADALAAANRGLPDYARVQQFVRAEQPFTFADGLLTSNGRPRRERIHARYEIALTATNGASE, encoded by the coding sequence GTGACACATGATTTTCAGACATTGGTCGCAACACTTGCCGGGACCAACACGCGAGCTCGCTTCAGTGGCGGCAGTTGGTCTGGAGACGCTTTCCGGGCTGAGATCCAGAAGCTGTCCGAAGCGCTGATTGCGAGCGGTCGTCGTCGCATTGCGAGTCGACTCGATAACGGTCCGCACTGGTTGGCGCTCGATCTCGCCCTCCGCAGTCTCGGTTTAGTTCACGTGCCCCTGCCAACGTTCTTTAGTGCGGAGCAAGTGGCGCATGCTTTGGCAGCCAGCGGTGCCGATCTGTTGGTAGTACCCGTGGGCACCAAGCTGACCGAGGCGATGGCCGAGCTTCCCGTTGTCGCCATGACTGATCCCTTTCTGGCGGTCGCCCTACCCGCTCATGTTGTGAGCATTCCAGCAGATACCGCGGTCATCACCTTCACGTCTGGCACCACCGGGACACCGAAAGGCGTTTGTCTGGATGCCACGGCGTTGATGAGCGTCGCACAATCCTTGGCCGACGCGGCCGCACCTTTGGGACCGAAGCGTCATCTCTGCCTGATGCCCTTGTCCACCCTGCTCGAGAATATTGGCGGCGTCTACGCCGCGTTGCTCGCGGGTGCCGAGATCGTTGTGCCCAGTCTGGCCGAGTTGGGATACAGCGGCGCGGCCGGATTGGACGTCGCGAAGCTGCTCGCGCGTCTGCACGCTGATCAGCCAGAGAGCATGATTCTGGTGCCGCAATTGCTGCTCGCACTGGTCATGGCGGCGGAACAAGGTGCCCCGCTTCCGCACTCGTTCAAGTTCATTGCGGTGGGCGGCGCGCGCGTTGGCGGCAACTTGATTGCTCGGGCCAAGGCGCAAGGTCTGCCCATTTATGAGGGCTATGGGCTGAGCGAGTGCGCGTCGGTCGTGTGCCTCAATCAGCCCGGCGCAGAACGAGCCGGCAGTGTCGGCCGGCCGCTCTCCCACGCCCAGGTGACGATCATTGATGGCGAGGTGGTGGTTCAAGGCGTCGGCATGCTCGGGTATCTGGGCGAACCGGAGCGGCAGAACGGGCCGATCACCACGGGTGATCTGGGATACGTGGACGCGGACGGCTTCGTGCACATTACCGGGCGCCGAAAAAATCTGTTCATCACATCGTTTGGTCGAAACGTGTCGCCGGAATGGGTGGAGAGCGAGCTGCACCAGCATCCCGCGATTGCGCAAGCAGTCGTGTTTGGCGAAGCGCGGCCATTCAATGTCGCGGTGCTGTGGCCACGCGACCCCAACTGCAGCGACCAGGATCTGGCTGACGCACTCGCTGCTGCCAATCGGGGGCTCCCGGACTATGCCCGCGTGCAGCAATTTGTTCGCGCCGAACAGCCATTCACGTTTGCCGACGGCTTGCTGACGAGCAATGGCCGACCGCGCCGCGAGCGTATTCATGCGCGCTATGAAATCGCGCTGACTGCCACCAATGGCGCGTCTGAATAA
- a CDS encoding LytR/AlgR family response regulator transcription factor: MNARALVADDEPLLREHLVQRLRTLWPELDIVGQARNGREAVELFDRSQPDICFLDVQMPAMTGIEAARHIGGAARLVFVTAFDQYAVDAFEAGALDYLIKPVTDARLGQCVARLQQQLRMLQQGPSADTLLDLARRLQRLEGFAKSEHLKWLRASLGSATYLIPVHDIDYLKADQKYTRVAYHDADGKPLEALIRSPLKDLITQLDPDRFSQIHRGAAVNLHAVKRVVRIDRDSAEVELKGRPERLPVSKTFLAVFRET, encoded by the coding sequence ATGAACGCACGGGCGTTGGTTGCCGACGACGAGCCCTTGCTGCGCGAGCATTTGGTCCAGCGGCTCCGGACACTTTGGCCCGAACTCGACATCGTTGGCCAGGCGCGCAACGGGCGCGAAGCTGTGGAGCTGTTCGATCGCAGCCAGCCGGACATCTGCTTTCTCGATGTCCAGATGCCGGCCATGACGGGCATCGAAGCGGCGCGGCATATTGGCGGTGCGGCCCGACTCGTGTTTGTCACGGCGTTCGATCAGTACGCCGTCGATGCGTTTGAAGCAGGGGCGCTGGACTACCTCATCAAACCGGTGACGGACGCGCGCTTGGGCCAGTGCGTCGCGCGCTTGCAGCAACAGCTGCGCATGCTCCAACAAGGCCCGAGCGCCGACACGCTGCTCGATCTGGCCCGACGCCTGCAACGCCTGGAAGGCTTCGCGAAGAGTGAGCACCTCAAGTGGTTACGCGCCAGCCTCGGTAGTGCCACGTACCTGATTCCGGTGCACGATATCGACTATCTCAAAGCCGATCAGAAGTACACGCGGGTGGCGTATCACGACGCCGATGGCAAACCGCTCGAAGCGCTGATCCGAAGCCCGCTGAAGGATCTGATCACCCAGCTCGACCCCGACCGCTTCAGCCAGATTCACCGCGGTGCTGCAGTGAACTTGCACGCAGTCAAGCGGGTGGTTCGAATCGATCGGGACAGCGCGGAGGTGGAGCTCAAAGGCAGGCCAGAACGTCTGCCAGTCAGCAAGACGTTTCTGGCGGTGTTTCGCGAGACGTAG
- a CDS encoding SDR family oxidoreductase, producing the protein MSALTDQTVLLTGASGGIGMALCEALVKAGARVLAVGRNEQKLRELAAQHPFGKVLWVKADLASPDGPAQVVAAAERVQPTPSIVVMAHAQSAFNLFEDQSPEMLQQLVQVNLQAPMMLVHGLLPLLKRHANASVVAIGSTFGSLAFPGFAAYSATKFGLRGLMEGLAREYGDSALRFQYLSPRATRTAFNSPQVEAMNREMKVSQDDPADVAAQLVDAIVRGDRRMQIGWPEKLFARLNGALPGLVDRNLIAQLPIVRRHARS; encoded by the coding sequence ATGAGCGCGCTCACTGATCAGACCGTTCTGCTGACCGGCGCCAGTGGCGGCATTGGGATGGCGCTTTGCGAGGCGTTGGTCAAGGCCGGCGCGCGCGTATTGGCCGTGGGTCGCAATGAGCAAAAGCTGCGCGAGTTGGCCGCCCAGCATCCTTTCGGCAAGGTGCTGTGGGTGAAAGCCGATCTGGCAAGCCCCGATGGCCCTGCCCAAGTCGTTGCGGCGGCCGAACGCGTACAACCGACACCATCCATTGTCGTCATGGCGCATGCCCAATCCGCGTTCAACCTGTTCGAGGATCAGTCGCCAGAAATGCTGCAACAGCTGGTGCAGGTGAATCTTCAGGCGCCGATGATGTTGGTGCATGGCCTATTGCCCCTGCTGAAGCGGCATGCCAATGCGTCGGTCGTCGCGATTGGTTCGACCTTCGGCAGTCTGGCGTTTCCCGGCTTCGCCGCTTACAGCGCCACCAAATTCGGCCTGCGCGGTTTGATGGAAGGCCTGGCGCGGGAGTATGGCGACAGCGCGTTGCGCTTCCAGTACTTGTCGCCTCGGGCCACGCGGACCGCGTTCAATAGTCCGCAGGTCGAGGCGATGAATCGCGAAATGAAGGTCAGCCAGGATGATCCGGCTGATGTCGCCGCGCAACTCGTTGACGCCATTGTCCGGGGCGATCGCCGGATGCAGATCGGTTGGCCAGAAAAACTGTTCGCACGCTTGAATGGTGCCCTGCCCGGCCTGGTCGATCGCAATCTGATCGCGCAGTTACCCATTGTTCGCCGGCACGCACGTTCTTGA
- a CDS encoding TenA family transcriptional regulator has product MTDTPTPTAAVRKQPFHDRLLAETSAERSALLSIPIIQEALSGRIRREDYLSFLTEAFHHVRHTVPLLMACGARLPARLEWLRTAVAEYIEEEVGHHEWILDDLAASGANRDASAASTPAEATELMVAYAYDTIARRNPVGFFGMVLVLEGTSVALATRAAETIEASLGLPRNAFSYLRSHGDLDIEHTGFFERLMNQLDDPDDQAAVIHAAKRFYKLYGDVFRGLRAATPALAVAA; this is encoded by the coding sequence ATGACCGATACGCCCACGCCAACCGCTGCAGTCCGCAAGCAACCGTTTCACGATCGCCTACTCGCCGAGACGAGCGCGGAACGTTCAGCGCTATTGTCGATTCCGATCATTCAGGAGGCGTTGTCGGGTCGGATCCGACGCGAGGACTATCTGAGCTTTCTGACGGAGGCGTTCCACCATGTCCGGCACACGGTGCCGCTGCTGATGGCCTGTGGGGCACGATTGCCGGCGCGCTTGGAGTGGTTGCGCACTGCGGTCGCCGAGTACATCGAAGAGGAAGTCGGCCATCACGAGTGGATTCTGGATGATCTCGCGGCGTCGGGCGCGAATCGCGATGCCAGTGCCGCCTCAACACCTGCAGAAGCCACCGAACTGATGGTGGCCTACGCCTATGACACGATTGCGCGTCGGAACCCGGTCGGGTTCTTCGGCATGGTGCTGGTACTGGAAGGCACCAGCGTCGCGCTGGCCACCCGCGCGGCCGAGACCATTGAGGCAAGCCTGGGCTTGCCACGTAACGCTTTCAGCTACTTGCGCTCGCACGGTGATCTGGACATTGAGCACACCGGCTTCTTTGAGCGCTTGATGAACCAACTGGACGACCCAGATGATCAAGCAGCCGTCATTCATGCTGCGAAGCGGTTCTACAAACTCTACGGCGATGTGTTCCGCGGGTTGCGTGCCGCAACGCCGGCATTGGCGGTGGCGGCATGA
- a CDS encoding thermostable hemolysin, with product MPITTKSARPSEHRSVALIDRSHARRGEVESFIADVYFARYGATLSTFMPHLLAFNQGQDELRAAVGLRSGFEGPLFVEQYLEMPAEAAISAQIGRPVARGDLVEAGNFGARYAGDARELILNMTHYLHLAGFRWVLFAATRQLRNTFDRLHLATVELAPAVASKLRDQHADWGSYYETEPTLMFGDIAAGHAFLTRQGALPAESNDGSWLQMAGVSA from the coding sequence ATGCCAATCACGACCAAAAGTGCACGCCCATCGGAGCATCGCAGCGTTGCGCTGATCGATCGCAGCCATGCCCGCCGTGGTGAGGTCGAGTCCTTCATCGCCGACGTCTACTTCGCGCGCTACGGCGCCACCCTGAGCACGTTCATGCCGCACCTTTTGGCGTTCAATCAGGGCCAGGACGAACTGCGCGCGGCGGTCGGGTTGCGTTCCGGATTCGAGGGGCCGCTGTTTGTCGAACAGTATTTGGAGATGCCCGCTGAGGCGGCCATTTCGGCGCAGATCGGTCGACCCGTTGCGCGGGGTGACCTGGTCGAAGCCGGCAACTTTGGGGCGCGCTATGCCGGTGACGCGCGCGAGTTGATCCTGAACATGACGCACTACTTGCATCTGGCTGGTTTCCGGTGGGTCCTGTTCGCGGCCACACGGCAGCTGCGCAATACGTTCGATCGCTTGCACCTGGCGACCGTCGAGCTGGCGCCGGCTGTCGCATCAAAGCTCCGCGACCAACATGCCGATTGGGGCAGCTATTACGAGACCGAACCCACCTTGATGTTTGGCGACATTGCTGCCGGCCATGCCTTTCTGACGCGCCAGGGCGCGCTGCCCGCCGAATCGAACGATGGATCGTGGCTGCAGATGGCGGGAGTGTCCGCGTGA
- a CDS encoding sensor histidine kinase: protein MRVVVTLLVASMVASILSLGWETALTGLWWRVLGIGSTLMIVFSILERFPARLPRGVARWALQVIGVGIAVPVCTISTYLLSTKKGAPPFWDDELRLMGFGIMTIFGILVAPWVALAALVRQREATVSRLALDLELKQSELARHAVEARMNLLTAQVKPHFLFNTLANVHALLGMDSPRATKVLESLIAYLRAAVPRLDTNNETIGHEIELTRAYLDLMQLRMPDRLQVVWAIAPGLDHLRCPPLTLLTLVENAVQHGIDPTEYGGTVRIQLQLQGGQCEWLVSDDGQGLQSGSKGLGTGLKALLERLQLSFGSDVALTLNARSPKGAEAKLRFPAVAASP from the coding sequence ATGCGCGTCGTCGTGACGTTGCTGGTCGCCAGCATGGTGGCGTCGATTCTGTCGTTGGGCTGGGAAACTGCGCTCACTGGGCTTTGGTGGCGCGTCCTTGGGATTGGCTCGACGTTGATGATCGTGTTCAGCATCCTGGAGCGGTTTCCGGCCCGATTGCCACGTGGCGTGGCGCGCTGGGCGTTGCAGGTCATCGGCGTTGGCATTGCGGTGCCGGTGTGCACGATCTCGACGTACCTACTCAGCACCAAGAAGGGCGCGCCGCCATTTTGGGACGACGAACTCCGGCTGATGGGCTTTGGGATAATGACGATCTTCGGCATCCTCGTAGCGCCTTGGGTGGCACTCGCAGCACTCGTTCGCCAACGCGAGGCAACCGTTTCCCGGCTCGCACTCGATCTGGAGCTAAAGCAGAGCGAGCTGGCACGACACGCCGTGGAAGCCCGGATGAACCTGCTCACCGCGCAGGTCAAGCCGCACTTTCTGTTCAACACACTGGCCAACGTGCATGCTCTGCTCGGCATGGATTCGCCACGCGCGACCAAGGTCCTGGAATCGCTGATCGCCTACTTGCGCGCTGCCGTGCCACGACTCGACACCAACAATGAGACGATCGGTCACGAAATCGAACTGACCCGTGCATACCTCGACCTGATGCAACTCCGCATGCCAGATCGGCTGCAAGTGGTCTGGGCGATCGCGCCCGGGCTCGACCATTTGCGCTGTCCACCCTTGACGCTGCTGACTCTGGTGGAAAATGCGGTTCAACATGGCATTGACCCCACCGAGTACGGCGGCACGGTCCGGATCCAATTGCAGCTGCAAGGCGGGCAATGTGAGTGGCTGGTCAGCGACGACGGTCAGGGTCTGCAATCGGGCAGCAAGGGGCTCGGGACCGGACTCAAGGCCCTGTTGGAGCGGCTGCAATTGAGTTTTGGATCAGACGTTGCGTTGACACTGAATGCGCGGTCGCCCAAAGGCGCCGAGGCGAAACTGCGCTTTCCAGCCGTGGCGGCGTCGCCATGA
- a CDS encoding tetratricopeptide repeat protein, which translates to MVARFRFSLISMTLFGLLGSPFAFAGDLSQEVSAIRDRWAEVNYQVPKDDREDAFAALADEAAKVKAAAPKDPSALIWEGIVLSSYAGARGGLGALSLTKQARADFESAIALDPNALDGSAQTSLGVLYYQVPGWPIGFGDDDKARELLSEGLKANPDGIDANYFFADFLSDQGDWQGAATALEKALNAPARPGRELADQGRRDEINVLLSKVREHLSDS; encoded by the coding sequence ATGGTTGCTCGTTTCCGTTTCTCACTCATCAGCATGACGCTGTTTGGGCTGCTCGGCTCACCGTTCGCCTTTGCGGGCGATCTCTCCCAGGAAGTCAGTGCGATTCGCGATCGCTGGGCCGAAGTCAACTACCAGGTTCCGAAGGACGATCGCGAAGACGCGTTTGCAGCACTTGCTGACGAAGCGGCAAAGGTGAAGGCCGCTGCGCCCAAAGACCCGTCGGCGCTGATTTGGGAAGGCATTGTGCTGTCGAGCTATGCGGGCGCGCGGGGCGGCCTGGGCGCTCTGAGTTTGACGAAGCAAGCGCGCGCCGATTTCGAGTCGGCCATCGCGCTCGACCCGAATGCGTTGGATGGCTCCGCGCAAACCAGTCTCGGCGTGCTGTATTACCAAGTGCCTGGTTGGCCGATTGGCTTCGGCGATGATGACAAGGCGCGCGAGCTCCTGTCTGAGGGCTTGAAGGCGAACCCGGATGGCATCGACGCGAACTACTTTTTTGCCGATTTCCTGAGTGATCAAGGCGATTGGCAGGGTGCCGCCACGGCGCTCGAAAAGGCGTTGAATGCTCCGGCCCGTCCCGGACGCGAGTTGGCCGATCAAGGCCGGCGCGACGAAATCAACGTGCTGCTGAGCAAAGTCCGCGAGCATTTGAGCGACAGCTGA